The following proteins are co-located in the Pseudomonas synxantha genome:
- a CDS encoding response regulator transcription factor: MLRVIIADDHPIVRIGQRVVIEAGGKCKVVGEANGPDELLNLLAKVPCDVLVTDFAMPGGQQADGYGLLSLLNRQYPALPVILVTMFANVATLRASFAHGARAIVAKSASAKELPQAIKAVSAGQNFASESLREQLVEAGPGDQSQQPQLSGKEREVVRMLASGMTVSQIAARVNRSISTISKQKSTAMHRLCISTDVDLFAYARAAGMVP; the protein is encoded by the coding sequence ATGCTTCGTGTAATTATTGCTGACGATCATCCCATCGTACGTATTGGGCAGAGAGTGGTGATTGAGGCGGGCGGCAAGTGCAAGGTGGTTGGTGAGGCCAACGGTCCCGATGAGTTGCTCAACTTATTGGCCAAGGTGCCTTGCGATGTGCTCGTCACTGACTTCGCCATGCCTGGGGGCCAGCAGGCCGATGGTTACGGCCTGCTGAGCCTGTTGAATCGCCAGTACCCGGCGCTGCCGGTGATTCTGGTAACCATGTTCGCCAACGTGGCCACCTTGCGTGCCTCATTTGCCCATGGCGCACGCGCCATCGTTGCCAAGAGCGCCTCGGCCAAGGAACTGCCCCAGGCGATCAAGGCGGTGAGCGCCGGCCAGAACTTCGCCAGCGAGTCCCTGCGCGAGCAGTTGGTGGAGGCGGGGCCGGGTGATCAATCGCAACAGCCGCAGCTGTCCGGCAAGGAGCGCGAGGTGGTGCGCATGCTCGCCAGCGGCATGACCGTCAGCCAGATTGCGGCGCGGGTCAATCGCAGTATTTCCACCATCAGCAAACAAAAAAGCACCGCCATGCACCGGTTGTGTATATCCACGGATGTGGACTTGTTCGCTTATGCGCGTGCCGCAGGCATGGTGCCTTAG
- a CDS encoding response regulator yields MRQATTPAHWRHHCVLVVEDHCAYRAMMGWQLDKLGLSHQLVENGSSAMAAMACRRFDLVISDCQMPVMDGYSLARAIRQREQDLGGERVPIIALTGNLVHDDPQRCRDAGMDAWLLKPLALEPLRDMLMRWLPGEPAALSSRSPGASAPGWPTRASLVELFGSPQIVDQMLRSLLMEAQQDTQALTHALTSLDAGLTAERLHRLVGSLAFLGSAGLESRGSVLISEVRAHGVAFNLQKLEVFQRDLAAYLDYLRAL; encoded by the coding sequence ATGCGCCAGGCCACGACGCCGGCACATTGGCGGCATCATTGTGTGTTAGTGGTGGAGGATCATTGCGCCTACCGGGCGATGATGGGCTGGCAGCTGGACAAGCTCGGGCTGAGCCACCAATTGGTCGAAAATGGCAGCAGTGCCATGGCGGCCATGGCGTGCCGGCGTTTTGACCTGGTGATCAGCGACTGCCAGATGCCGGTCATGGATGGGTATAGCCTGGCGCGTGCCATACGCCAGCGCGAGCAGGACCTGGGGGGTGAGCGAGTGCCGATCATCGCGCTGACCGGTAACCTGGTGCACGACGACCCGCAACGCTGCCGCGACGCCGGCATGGATGCCTGGTTGCTCAAACCGCTGGCCCTTGAACCGTTGCGTGACATGCTTATGCGCTGGCTGCCCGGCGAACCGGCAGCGCTTTCGAGCCGGTCGCCGGGCGCTTCTGCGCCGGGTTGGCCGACTCGCGCCAGCCTGGTCGAGCTGTTTGGCAGCCCGCAGATCGTGGATCAGATGCTACGCAGCCTGCTCATGGAAGCGCAGCAGGACACCCAGGCACTGACGCACGCGCTTACTAGCCTGGATGCCGGATTGACCGCCGAGCGCTTGCATCGCCTCGTGGGCAGCCTGGCCTTTTTGGGAAGCGCGGGGCTGGAGTCCAGGGGCAGCGTCTTGATCAGCGAGGTACGTGCCCATGGCGTGGCATTCAACCTGCAGAAGTTGGAAGTTTTCCAGCGCGATCTGGCGGCTTATCTCGACTACTTGCGTGCATTGTGA
- a CDS encoding DUF1120 domain-containing protein — protein MNKHLVAFGSILLITCTPFVFAASSQDLTVRGVITPSACDTQITGGGVVDFGKMSAKELNAEQYTPLPRQTVQLSVSCEGPTLFTLNTIDNRPGSSANHPHWHGLGMTPEGEKIGGAGFNLHNPLADNLPAQTINSSDGGTTWQLGTQLNPTVLTAVAINNVPVPVAVRQFHANLRLNTHIAPSDNLTLLDEVPVDGHATVQLMYL, from the coding sequence ATGAACAAGCATTTGGTTGCCTTTGGCAGCATCCTGTTGATCACCTGTACGCCATTCGTCTTTGCGGCCAGTTCCCAGGACCTCACCGTCAGGGGCGTGATTACTCCCAGCGCCTGCGACACCCAGATTACCGGCGGTGGCGTGGTCGATTTCGGAAAAATGTCGGCCAAGGAGCTCAATGCCGAGCAATACACACCACTGCCCAGGCAAACCGTGCAATTGAGCGTGAGCTGCGAAGGGCCAACGCTGTTCACCTTGAACACCATCGACAACCGGCCCGGCTCCAGCGCCAATCACCCGCACTGGCATGGCCTGGGCATGACCCCGGAAGGCGAGAAGATCGGCGGCGCCGGCTTCAACCTGCATAACCCGCTGGCCGACAACCTGCCCGCCCAGACCATCAACTCAAGCGATGGTGGCACAACCTGGCAACTGGGCACCCAGCTCAACCCCACCGTATTGACGGCAGTGGCGATCAACAACGTGCCAGTGCCGGTAGCGGTGCGCCAGTTCCACGCCAACCTCAGGCTCAACACCCACATCGCGCCCAGCGACAACCTGACGCTGCTCGACGAAGTGCCGGTGGACGGCCACGCCACCGTACAACTCATGTACCTGTAA
- a CDS encoding DUF1120 domain-containing protein — protein MKTLLGALTGATLLFATTTTFAASTVDLTVKGLIVPSACTPSLSSGGVIDHGKISAKDLDPDKPTIIGNHTLTMSVACEGKTLIALQSEDNRRGSSISTSDYGLGLINGTQKLGHYVLRIANPIADSVEVQSIASLNGQDNWYLEKFWDPTLYMSMADMSDTTQPVPVQELLLDLEVQTLINRTDGLDLSNEVQIDGSATLTVMYL, from the coding sequence ATGAAAACACTACTTGGCGCATTGACCGGCGCAACGCTGCTGTTCGCCACCACGACCACTTTCGCTGCCTCGACCGTGGACCTGACGGTCAAGGGCCTGATCGTTCCCAGCGCCTGCACGCCGAGCCTGTCCAGTGGTGGGGTGATCGACCATGGCAAGATTTCCGCCAAGGACCTTGACCCCGACAAACCCACCATCATCGGCAACCACACCCTGACAATGTCGGTGGCATGCGAGGGCAAGACCCTTATCGCGCTGCAATCGGAAGACAACCGCAGGGGGTCCTCGATCAGCACCAGCGACTACGGTCTTGGCCTGATCAATGGCACGCAGAAACTCGGCCACTACGTCCTCAGGATCGCCAACCCGATCGCCGACTCCGTTGAAGTACAGTCCATCGCATCTCTCAACGGCCAGGACAATTGGTACCTTGAAAAATTCTGGGACCCTACCCTGTATATGTCCATGGCTGACATGAGTGATACCACCCAGCCAGTGCCGGTACAGGAATTGCTGCTGGACCTGGAGGTGCAAACTCTCATCAACCGCACCGATGGCCTGGACCTGAGCAATGAAGTACAGATCGACGGTTCCGCCACCCTCACCGTGATGTATCTCTAA
- a CDS encoding DUF1120 domain-containing protein yields the protein MNMRPCLFAVVLALTLTAQALAASFVDLTVTGRLTPDACNVELSDNGSVDHGRIPAHTLSSDEFTVLPAQLLELTVLCNRPMLFALVGIDNRADSSLAPDYFYGLGRNVHAPQERLGSVALSFRNPVGDAQSLQVLASYDSGGTWAAEPNAYPRSYMGFALPGDRQPDFIRQLSAQLRVDTSINFSQYLTLDQEVPLDGSIVLDLRYL from the coding sequence ATGAACATGCGCCCTTGCCTTTTTGCTGTCGTACTCGCACTGACACTGACCGCCCAGGCGCTCGCGGCCTCTTTTGTCGACCTCACGGTGACCGGCCGGCTGACCCCTGACGCCTGTAATGTGGAACTGTCCGACAACGGCTCCGTCGATCACGGCCGCATTCCCGCCCACACCCTCAGCAGCGACGAATTCACCGTGCTGCCGGCCCAGTTGCTGGAACTGACGGTGCTCTGCAACCGGCCGATGCTGTTTGCCCTGGTGGGCATCGACAATCGTGCGGATTCATCATTGGCGCCGGACTACTTCTACGGCCTGGGCAGAAATGTCCACGCCCCGCAGGAACGCCTCGGCTCCGTGGCACTGTCCTTTCGCAACCCGGTGGGCGACGCGCAGAGCCTGCAGGTATTGGCCTCCTACGACAGCGGCGGAACCTGGGCGGCAGAGCCCAACGCCTATCCCAGGTCCTACATGGGGTTTGCCTTACCCGGCGACCGTCAACCGGACTTCATCCGCCAGCTGAGCGCCCAACTGCGGGTCGACACCTCAATCAACTTTTCGCAATACCTGACCCTGGACCAGGAAGTGCCCCTCGATGGTTCCATCGTCCTGGACTTGCGCTACCTCTGA
- a CDS encoding fimbria/pilus chaperone family protein — MTSTRCTLATLALLLSLHAQADGMVPDTSVVIIHEADGEAAVSVTNTDSSLALLHVTLQDIPEDTEPLLVVTPPLSRVESGKSQLVRFILQNQAPLSTQRLKRAIFEGMPQGRAATEAGHARVGVTVRQNLPVIVHPKGLAINRTPWTGLTWTLRNGTLQVRNDTPYVVRLAQELRLLPGDGQATLPRTYVLPGQTLSVPATGGPATQVRLQPATVYGFAVAAYDAPISL; from the coding sequence ATGACGTCGACACGCTGCACACTCGCGACCCTGGCCTTACTGTTGAGCCTCCACGCCCAGGCTGACGGCATGGTGCCCGACACGTCCGTGGTGATCATTCACGAAGCCGACGGCGAAGCGGCGGTCTCGGTCACCAACACCGACAGCAGCCTGGCCTTGCTGCACGTGACCTTGCAAGACATCCCTGAAGACACCGAGCCCCTTTTGGTGGTAACGCCACCGCTGTCCCGAGTGGAAAGCGGCAAATCGCAACTGGTGCGCTTCATCTTGCAAAACCAGGCGCCGCTGAGCACCCAGCGCCTAAAACGCGCAATTTTCGAAGGCATGCCCCAGGGTCGTGCAGCCACCGAAGCCGGACACGCCCGGGTCGGCGTGACCGTGCGCCAGAACCTGCCGGTGATCGTGCATCCCAAGGGCCTGGCGATCAACCGTACACCCTGGACCGGCCTGACCTGGACCCTGCGCAACGGCACATTGCAGGTGCGTAACGATACGCCGTATGTGGTGCGCCTGGCCCAGGAGCTACGCCTGCTGCCCGGTGATGGTCAGGCGACCCTGCCGCGCACCTATGTGCTGCCCGGCCAAACCCTGAGCGTGCCGGCCACCGGCGGGCCCGCTACCCAGGTGCGGTTGCAGCCGGCCACGGTGTATGGCTTTGCCGTGGCCGCCTACGACGCGCCCATCTCCCTTTGA